Proteins from a single region of Flavobacterium sp. K5-23:
- a CDS encoding NAD(P)H-dependent oxidoreductase: protein MSTPKITKEDILNAFQFRHATKEFDSTKTVSDEDMNFILETAHLSPSSFGFEPWHFIVVQDKELRELLKPVAWGAPLKLDTASHFVLGLSMKASMTKWDSDYIMHMMKEVKQLPEDVIEMYSKFYREFQERDFALDTDKKLFDWASKQTYIALGNMMTSAALTGIDSCPIEGFHQEKAEALLKEKFGVDTDKYGLSYMVAFGYRKEAPAHGKSRRNSEEIVSWK, encoded by the coding sequence ATGAGTACACCAAAAATCACAAAAGAGGATATTTTAAACGCTTTTCAATTTAGACACGCAACAAAAGAATTTGATTCAACAAAAACGGTTTCAGATGAGGATATGAATTTTATCCTAGAAACAGCACATTTATCGCCTAGTTCTTTTGGTTTCGAACCTTGGCATTTTATTGTTGTACAAGACAAAGAATTAAGGGAATTATTAAAACCTGTAGCTTGGGGAGCGCCTTTAAAACTAGATACTGCCAGTCACTTTGTTTTGGGATTAAGTATGAAAGCCTCAATGACAAAATGGGATTCAGATTACATAATGCACATGATGAAAGAGGTAAAACAATTACCTGAAGATGTTATCGAAATGTATTCTAAATTTTACAGAGAATTTCAAGAGCGTGATTTTGCATTGGATACTGATAAAAAATTATTTGATTGGGCTTCTAAACAAACCTATATCGCTTTAGGGAATATGATGACTTCAGCAGCATTAACGGGAATTGACAGCTGTCCTATCGAAGGTTTTCATCAAGAAAAAGCAGAAGCTTTATTGAAAGAAAAATTTGGAGTGGATACTGATAAATATGGTTTATCGTATATGGTTGCTTTTGGATATAGAAAAGAAGCTCCAGCACATGGAAAATCAAGAAGAAATAGTGAAGAAATTGTGAGTTGGAAATAA
- a CDS encoding helix-turn-helix domain-containing protein, with protein MDLEYKKCLIKYNDKLFSCTTSIAMEFIGGKWKSVILIYLLDGKKRYNELYKLISTITERTLSLQLKQLEKDGLITRIVYTKKPPLKVEYALTPLGESLGPVLTSIAQWGMVVAEEKGEIIE; from the coding sequence ATGGACTTAGAATATAAAAAATGCCTTATAAAATATAACGACAAACTGTTTTCGTGCACCACAAGTATTGCAATGGAATTTATTGGTGGGAAATGGAAAAGTGTGATTTTAATTTATCTTTTAGATGGAAAAAAACGCTATAATGAATTGTATAAATTAATTTCCACAATCACGGAGCGTACTTTAAGTTTGCAATTGAAGCAACTGGAAAAAGATGGTTTAATAACACGTATTGTTTACACTAAAAAACCGCCTTTAAAAGTAGAATATGCTTTAACTCCTTTAGGAGAAAGTTTAGGTCCAGTTTTGACTTCTATTGCACAATGGGGAATGGTTGTAGCCGAAGAAAAAGGCGAGATTATAGAGTAA
- a CDS encoding phosphotransferase, which translates to MIQYTLLNEKDVTTILSQYSSEKLVSFKVLSGGSANTNYLISTEIDSYVLTICELKTEKETIELASLLEYLQLNQFSTSKLIKTITGDLISHWNKKPILLKDFIKGDIVEEIPANLFHYLGTQLAQLHQIKAPDYLPRKVAFGIDHFDEVQIYAPDSDFYKWLKQTQNYIENHIAVDLPKALIHTDIFYSNIIIDMEANRASIMDFEEACYYYRVFDIGMMIIGTCRDNETLNLNKVSSLLDGYQQEIKLLEIEKKALKAFTVYAATATGFWRHQNYNYVNINPEMKDHYLEMQLLADSIMKMPDDCFI; encoded by the coding sequence ATGATACAGTATACCCTTTTAAACGAGAAAGATGTTACAACCATCTTAAGTCAATATAGTAGTGAAAAATTAGTTTCTTTTAAGGTTTTGAGTGGGGGGTCGGCTAACACAAATTATCTAATTAGTACAGAAATAGATTCTTATGTATTAACTATATGTGAACTAAAAACGGAAAAAGAAACCATAGAATTAGCCTCTTTACTAGAGTATTTACAGCTAAATCAATTTTCTACTTCTAAATTAATAAAGACTATAACTGGCGATTTAATTAGTCATTGGAACAAAAAACCAATCTTACTAAAAGATTTTATCAAGGGCGACATTGTCGAAGAGATACCAGCAAATTTGTTTCACTATTTAGGGACCCAATTAGCGCAATTACATCAAATAAAAGCGCCCGATTATCTGCCACGGAAAGTAGCTTTTGGAATAGATCATTTTGATGAAGTTCAAATATATGCACCAGATTCCGATTTTTATAAATGGTTAAAACAAACACAAAATTATATAGAAAATCATATAGCTGTTGATTTGCCTAAAGCATTGATACATACTGATATTTTTTATAGTAATATTATCATTGATATGGAGGCAAACCGTGCATCAATCATGGATTTTGAAGAAGCTTGTTATTATTATCGTGTATTTGATATTGGAATGATGATTATAGGAACCTGTAGAGATAACGAAACGCTCAATTTAAATAAAGTATCTAGTTTACTTGACGGTTACCAACAAGAAATAAAACTCCTAGAAATTGAAAAAAAAGCGCTTAAAGCATTTACAGTTTATGCAGCTACAGCAACAGGATTTTGGAGACATCAAAACTATAATTATGTCAATATCAATCCTGAAATGAAAGATCATTATTTAGAAATGCAATTGCTTGCTGATAGCATTATGAAGATGCCGGATGATTGTTTTATTTAA
- the thrC gene encoding threonine synthase, with product MIQYVSNKGGGKPVGFETAILDGFAADGGFYVPETLPKITKEQLNKWKGLSYVELAFEVLSLFIDRSIISELELKNILKTAYEPFEKEDIIPLHPLKSRKDTYIMELFYGPTISFKDVGLAFLVNLVNFFLERKKEHLTLVVATTGDTGPATAYFTAGKSNLDAWVLYPKGLITEEQERQMTTLQHANIHPVGVSNCPDGADDLDLVIAKLYANKPFKEKLKLSSVNSINWGRIMMQTVHYFYGYLQVVDTIGEQVNMSVPSGAFGNLCAGGLAREMGLPIKYFVVANNKNACLHRIFSEGRFSKEDIIETPSSAIDILVPSNFWRFLYFRIDKNTEKIKKWVDEFNSSGTVTFDKETFEKYSKGFKSYSATDKETLDIINELYTSENYLLDPHGAVAVVAADQLKETLGNEKLICFATAHPSKFPEIIKRALHTDVLPQAATHASIELAKELCEKVHLCDHAHLEKALLHAMETNWDLTKGK from the coding sequence ATGATTCAATATGTAAGTAATAAAGGAGGAGGGAAGCCTGTAGGTTTTGAAACGGCCATACTAGATGGTTTTGCAGCTGATGGCGGTTTTTATGTTCCCGAGACATTACCGAAAATCACTAAAGAGCAATTAAATAAATGGAAAGGTTTGTCTTATGTCGAACTCGCTTTTGAGGTACTTTCGTTATTTATTGATCGCTCTATTATTTCGGAATTGGAGTTGAAGAACATTTTAAAAACGGCTTATGAACCTTTCGAAAAAGAAGATATTATTCCGTTACATCCATTGAAATCTAGAAAAGACACCTACATAATGGAGTTGTTTTATGGTCCAACGATTTCTTTTAAAGATGTCGGATTGGCTTTTTTGGTTAATCTGGTGAACTTTTTTTTAGAACGAAAAAAGGAGCACTTAACGCTTGTTGTTGCCACCACAGGAGATACAGGACCAGCGACAGCGTATTTCACAGCAGGAAAATCAAACTTGGATGCTTGGGTTCTATATCCTAAAGGTTTAATTACTGAAGAACAAGAACGCCAAATGACAACTTTGCAACATGCGAATATTCATCCTGTTGGTGTGTCTAATTGCCCAGATGGCGCAGATGATTTAGATCTTGTAATTGCTAAATTATATGCTAATAAACCCTTTAAAGAAAAACTAAAATTATCGAGTGTAAACTCTATTAACTGGGGTCGTATTATGATGCAAACGGTCCATTATTTCTATGGTTATTTACAAGTTGTTGATACCATTGGAGAACAAGTTAACATGTCGGTTCCTTCTGGTGCTTTCGGTAATTTATGTGCTGGCGGACTAGCACGAGAAATGGGATTGCCTATTAAATATTTTGTCGTAGCCAATAACAAAAACGCCTGTTTACATCGCATTTTTTCAGAAGGGCGTTTTTCAAAAGAAGACATTATTGAAACCCCTTCTTCAGCAATAGATATTTTAGTACCATCCAATTTTTGGAGATTCCTGTATTTCAGAATAGATAAAAATACTGAAAAAATAAAAAAATGGGTAGATGAATTTAATTCCTCTGGTACTGTTACTTTTGATAAAGAAACTTTTGAAAAGTATTCCAAAGGTTTTAAATCCTATAGCGCAACAGACAAAGAAACATTAGATATCATCAATGAGCTTTATACTAGTGAGAACTATTTACTGGATCCACATGGTGCAGTAGCAGTAGTAGCGGCTGATCAATTAAAGGAAACTTTAGGTAACGAGAAATTAATCTGCTTTGCAACAGCACATCCTTCTAAATTTCCCGAAATAATAAAACGAGCACTACATACAGATGTTTTGCCACAAGCAGCTACTCACGCTAGCATCGAACTGGCAAAGGAATTGTGTGAGAAAGTACATTTATGTGATCATGCTCATCTAGAAAAGGCACTGTTACATGCTATGGAAACAAATTGGGATTTAACAAAAGGGAAATAA
- a CDS encoding NAD(P)-binding domain-containing protein, whose product MATVIRLKEIQAILPDIDVVAAMEEGFIQYSNGNTVVPPVGELLFEDPKGDAHIKYGYIKNDDYYVIKVASGFYDNAKLGIPSSQGLMLLFDQKTGVPKAVLLDEGYLTDIRTAAAGALAAKYFAPKKISAIGIIGTGIQAKLQLEYLQKYTPCKTVWIWGRTKDKAEKFAKELGPDFDIHIAETPAELAQHCNLIVTTTPSELALLKAADIQKGTHINAVGSDTEHKQELESVLLKKADIVVADSIPQSKSRGEIFRAVQDGAILEDKIIELGTAIQNPKLQRQNEDQITIVDLTGVAVQDIMITKAVYTAYLKK is encoded by the coding sequence ATGGCAACCGTTATTAGATTAAAAGAAATACAAGCTATACTCCCAGATATAGACGTTGTAGCAGCAATGGAAGAAGGATTTATTCAATATAGTAATGGAAACACTGTTGTGCCTCCAGTAGGGGAATTACTCTTTGAAGACCCCAAAGGAGATGCACATATCAAATATGGCTATATTAAAAACGATGATTATTACGTCATTAAAGTTGCTTCTGGTTTTTATGACAATGCTAAATTAGGGATACCTTCCAGTCAAGGTTTAATGTTATTATTCGATCAAAAAACGGGAGTTCCAAAAGCAGTCTTACTAGATGAAGGATATCTAACTGATATTCGTACTGCAGCAGCAGGTGCATTGGCAGCCAAGTATTTTGCACCAAAAAAAATAAGCGCCATAGGAATTATAGGTACTGGGATACAAGCAAAATTGCAATTGGAATACCTTCAAAAATACACGCCTTGTAAAACCGTTTGGATTTGGGGACGTACTAAAGACAAGGCTGAAAAATTCGCCAAGGAATTAGGCCCTGATTTTGATATTCATATTGCCGAAACACCAGCCGAACTTGCACAACATTGTAATCTAATTGTGACTACAACACCTTCGGAACTTGCTTTATTAAAAGCAGCAGACATCCAAAAAGGAACACATATCAACGCGGTAGGTTCAGACACAGAACACAAACAAGAATTAGAAAGCGTATTACTAAAAAAAGCCGATATCGTTGTGGCAGATAGTATTCCGCAAAGTAAAAGTAGAGGTGAAATTTTTAGAGCAGTACAAGATGGGGCAATTCTAGAAGATAAAATCATTGAGTTGGGTACTGCCATTCAAAACCCAAAATTACAACGACAAAACGAAGATCAAATTACAATTGTTGATTTGACAGGAGTAGCTGTACAAGATATTATGATAACCAAAGCGGTATATACTGCTTATTTAAAAAAATAA
- a CDS encoding peptidylprolyl isomerase has translation MTQVKENNTVKVHYTGKLADGHVFDTSEGKEPLSFTLGQGKLIPGFEKGLIDMKLNEKKTINIAKEDAYGDPRQDLFVEVPKSELPQDMAPEIGMGLVSRSPEGQEMNLMVVEIREESVILDGNHPLAGKDLVFDLEVVAISE, from the coding sequence ATGACTCAAGTTAAAGAGAACAACACGGTTAAAGTACATTACACAGGAAAATTAGCTGACGGACACGTATTTGATACATCTGAAGGGAAAGAACCTTTATCATTTACTTTAGGACAAGGAAAATTGATTCCTGGTTTCGAAAAAGGCCTAATTGACATGAAATTAAATGAGAAAAAAACGATAAACATTGCTAAAGAAGACGCTTACGGAGATCCTCGTCAAGATTTGTTTGTTGAAGTACCAAAGAGTGAATTACCACAAGATATGGCTCCTGAAATTGGTATGGGATTAGTTTCTAGATCTCCAGAAGGACAAGAAATGAATTTAATGGTAGTTGAAATTAGAGAAGAAAGTGTTATTCTAGACGGAAATCATCCTTTAGCCGGTAAAGATCTTGTTTTTGATCTTGAAGTTGTGGCTATTTCTGAATAG
- a CDS encoding restriction endonuclease gives MELPKYHETFIPVLEILNTVESIKSRELASKVRDNYYSVLPQELMNQKTSSGANVLLDRILWGKSYLKMGKYVSYPKRGLVQITEKGKKRLAIGNLPLHDLQNDPDFIDHRESVESKKEYEIELDIVRVENASPQDLIDSGFSTIETEVKSELLEKLKEIDPYYFEKVILILLKKMGYGDFIETSKSGDGGIDGIINEDKLGLEKIYTQAKRYNENKVREKDIRNFIGAMSGDTSKGVFITTSTFDDSAIKKAKEAHHRIILIDGLKLVDLMHQYNEGVQVKTVYEVKELDNDFFEED, from the coding sequence ATGGAATTACCAAAATATCACGAAACGTTCATACCAGTATTAGAAATTCTAAATACTGTAGAATCAATTAAAAGTAGAGAATTGGCATCTAAAGTTCGTGATAATTATTATTCAGTACTTCCTCAAGAACTTATGAACCAAAAGACTAGTTCTGGAGCCAACGTTTTACTTGACAGAATTCTATGGGGCAAATCATATCTAAAAATGGGGAAATATGTTTCATACCCAAAAAGAGGTTTGGTTCAAATAACTGAAAAGGGAAAAAAAAGACTCGCTATAGGTAATTTACCTTTACATGATCTTCAAAATGACCCAGATTTTATAGATCATCGTGAATCTGTTGAAAGCAAAAAAGAATACGAAATAGAACTTGATATAGTTAGAGTTGAAAATGCTTCCCCACAAGATTTAATTGACTCTGGGTTTTCAACAATTGAAACGGAAGTAAAATCTGAACTTTTAGAAAAACTTAAAGAAATAGACCCGTACTATTTTGAAAAGGTGATTTTGATTCTTCTTAAAAAAATGGGGTATGGAGATTTTATTGAAACATCAAAATCAGGTGACGGTGGAATTGATGGAATAATTAATGAAGATAAATTAGGTCTAGAAAAAATATACACTCAAGCGAAACGCTACAACGAAAATAAGGTGCGTGAAAAAGACATTAGGAATTTCATTGGAGCAATGAGTGGAGATACAAGTAAAGGAGTTTTTATTACAACATCAACTTTCGATGATTCCGCTATTAAAAAAGCAAAAGAAGCACATCACAGAATAATATTAATTGATGGCTTAAAATTGGTTGACTTAATGCATCAGTATAACGAGGGAGTTCAAGTAAAAACTGTTTATGAAGTTAAAGAACTTGACAATGACTTTTTTGAAGAAGATTAA
- a CDS encoding Abi-alpha family protein: MGAVGDIINSKPIESLTIFFSEIVGKPLVDGAGILYGDAVKAKRISNTLKLEEKYKLVKSDESKPTALSFGYKLLEKASLEDDENLLEKWANLLGNATDKNYEGSIRKIFIDTLESLEPIDVKIFDDINKFCLSQHSKYETMVTLNGSDYEKKESLNVLLSLGLITYGVTITEGIKIGGHSPTTFHGLQNFKVTEMGQSFYKSVSK, from the coding sequence ATGGGAGCAGTAGGTGATATTATTAATTCAAAGCCAATCGAAAGTTTGACTATTTTTTTTTCTGAAATAGTAGGCAAGCCATTAGTTGACGGAGCGGGAATTCTTTATGGTGACGCTGTGAAAGCCAAAAGAATATCAAATACATTAAAATTAGAAGAGAAATATAAACTTGTAAAGTCTGATGAATCTAAACCAACTGCACTTTCTTTCGGGTATAAATTATTAGAAAAAGCATCTTTGGAAGATGACGAAAATCTGTTGGAAAAGTGGGCCAATCTTTTAGGAAATGCTACCGATAAGAATTACGAAGGCTCAATCAGAAAAATATTTATTGACACTCTCGAAAGCCTTGAACCGATTGACGTGAAAATATTTGATGACATAAATAAATTTTGCCTTTCTCAACATAGTAAATACGAAACTATGGTTACTTTAAATGGTTCAGATTATGAGAAAAAAGAATCTCTTAACGTTTTACTAAGTCTAGGATTAATAACTTATGGAGTAACCATAACAGAAGGTATAAAAATTGGAGGTCATTCACCTACGACTTTCCATGGATTACAAAATTTCAAAGTAACTGAAATGGGTCAAAGTTTTTATAAATCTGTCAGCAAATAA
- a CDS encoding multidrug effflux MFS transporter, with the protein MTKARYFKLILILGSLTALGPFSIDMYLPGFSGIALDLNTSVAKVAMTLSSYFIGISAGQLLYGPLLDRFGRKKPLFIGLLVYILASLGCVFVKDIDTFIGLRFIQAVGSCAATVASVSMVRDLFPVRDIPKVFSLLMLVVGLSPMLAPTVGGFVTDAYGWHTVFFILMCIGIVILLASHFGLPNSYTPDTSISLKPKPILTNFWNVLKEPQFYTYTFTGAIAFSGLFTYVAASPILFMDILKVDAKTYGLIFAFMSLSFISASQLNSYLLRWFSSEQMIFGALITQSVIAITFLILAINQLLGMYETIAMLFLFLGCLGISNPNTAGLTLAPFAKNAGSASALMGAIQLGFGALASFAVGMFVKDSMIPMTVIMTVSTITALIVLTIGKRTITVKY; encoded by the coding sequence ATGACTAAAGCCCGTTATTTTAAATTAATCCTGATTCTAGGTTCTCTTACGGCTCTAGGGCCGTTTTCTATTGATATGTATTTACCTGGATTTTCGGGGATTGCTTTGGATTTAAATACTTCAGTTGCCAAAGTTGCCATGACTCTGTCGAGTTATTTCATAGGGATTTCAGCGGGACAATTGCTTTATGGTCCGTTACTGGATCGTTTTGGAAGAAAAAAACCGTTGTTTATCGGTTTGTTGGTTTACATATTGGCTTCTTTGGGTTGTGTTTTTGTTAAGGATATCGATACTTTTATAGGTTTAAGATTCATACAAGCCGTGGGGAGTTGTGCTGCCACAGTGGCTTCGGTTTCCATGGTTCGTGATTTATTTCCAGTTAGGGACATCCCAAAAGTCTTTTCGTTATTGATGCTGGTCGTGGGACTTTCTCCTATGCTTGCCCCTACTGTTGGTGGATTTGTTACAGATGCTTACGGATGGCATACCGTGTTTTTCATTTTAATGTGCATTGGTATTGTTATTCTATTGGCTTCTCATTTTGGTTTACCCAATAGCTACACACCGGATACTTCGATTTCATTGAAACCAAAACCAATTTTAACTAATTTCTGGAACGTATTGAAAGAACCACAGTTTTACACTTATACTTTTACTGGAGCAATCGCTTTCTCCGGCTTGTTTACGTATGTGGCCGCTTCTCCTATCTTATTTATGGATATTTTGAAAGTGGATGCCAAAACATACGGTTTGATCTTTGCTTTTATGTCGCTGAGTTTTATTAGTGCCAGTCAACTTAATTCTTATTTGTTGAGATGGTTCTCCAGTGAACAAATGATTTTTGGTGCTTTAATCACGCAATCAGTTATCGCGATTACTTTTTTAATATTGGCCATAAATCAGCTTTTGGGAATGTATGAAACCATTGCAATGTTGTTTCTTTTCTTGGGTTGTTTAGGGATTTCAAACCCAAACACGGCAGGATTGACTCTGGCTCCTTTTGCTAAAAATGCAGGAAGCGCTTCGGCGCTGATGGGTGCAATCCAACTTGGTTTTGGCGCATTGGCTTCTTTTGCGGTGGGAATGTTTGTGAAAGATTCTATGATACCTATGACTGTAATAATGACTGTTTCAACGATTACGGCATTAATTGTTTTAACTATTGGAAAAAGAACCATTACCGTTAAATATTAA
- a CDS encoding DEAD/DEAH box helicase, translating into MPIQFSDLGISAPILKALTELKIVVPTEIQQKTIPLLLANTTDLVGLAKTGTGKTAAFGLPLLQLIDTNSPTVQAVILVPTRELGHQIFRNLEDFAKYLPEVSIAATCGGIPIKPQMERLTAPTHIVVATPGRLIDLIQRKAINLKETKFMVLDEADEMVTILKESLDEIVAELPTTHKTLLFSATMPGTIKQLVQNYLNKNVVQVSASMETIGNQGIDHEYIVVDPIEKLDVLMHFLNSKEGERGIIFCKTKAAVNKLAKNLAINRFSSGALHGSLSQGIRDRIMEQFREGHINILVATDLAARGIDVKEISYVVNYHLPDVYEAYVHRSGRTARAGAKGLSLTVLQPEEEKEIADFEKELGIKFTKFKKPSVSSIEENNTLLWAKQIFKTKPNHEVDAELKTKIKTVFHHLTKDELIEKLLANYLLQNKNEPAEKPVKRQKMK; encoded by the coding sequence ATGCCAATACAATTCTCTGATTTAGGAATTTCAGCACCTATTTTAAAAGCGCTTACCGAATTGAAAATTGTTGTACCAACAGAAATTCAACAAAAAACTATTCCGTTATTATTAGCTAACACAACTGATTTAGTTGGGCTTGCCAAAACAGGTACTGGAAAAACGGCTGCTTTTGGATTGCCTCTTTTACAATTAATAGACACAAATTCACCTACTGTTCAAGCAGTGATCTTAGTTCCTACAAGGGAATTAGGACATCAAATTTTTAGAAACCTGGAAGATTTTGCAAAATACCTTCCTGAAGTTTCTATCGCTGCTACCTGTGGTGGAATCCCAATAAAACCTCAAATGGAGCGTTTAACGGCACCTACACATATTGTTGTGGCTACACCGGGACGTTTGATAGATTTAATTCAACGCAAAGCCATAAACCTTAAGGAAACTAAATTCATGGTGCTGGATGAAGCCGATGAAATGGTGACTATCCTGAAAGAAAGCCTTGATGAAATCGTTGCCGAATTACCTACAACACACAAAACACTTTTGTTTTCGGCTACTATGCCAGGAACCATAAAGCAATTAGTTCAAAACTACTTGAATAAAAACGTGGTTCAAGTGAGTGCTAGTATGGAAACAATAGGAAATCAAGGAATTGACCACGAGTATATCGTTGTTGATCCTATTGAGAAACTTGATGTTTTAATGCACTTCTTAAATTCTAAAGAAGGAGAACGCGGAATTATCTTCTGTAAGACTAAGGCAGCAGTAAATAAATTAGCGAAGAATTTGGCTATCAATCGTTTTTCATCTGGAGCATTGCACGGAAGTTTATCACAAGGAATCAGAGACCGTATCATGGAGCAATTCCGTGAAGGTCATATCAATATATTAGTGGCTACTGATCTTGCCGCAAGGGGAATTGACGTAAAGGAAATTTCGTATGTAGTCAATTACCATTTGCCTGACGTTTATGAAGCTTATGTACACCGAAGTGGTAGAACGGCTAGAGCAGGAGCAAAGGGACTTTCTCTAACGGTATTGCAACCGGAAGAAGAAAAAGAAATTGCCGACTTCGAAAAAGAACTTGGTATAAAATTTACCAAATTCAAAAAGCCTTCGGTTTCAAGTATTGAAGAAAACAACACCCTTTTATGGGCAAAGCAAATCTTTAAAACAAAACCCAATCACGAGGTTGACGCCGAATTAAAAACAAAAATAAAAACGGTATTTCATCATTTGACTAAAGATGAATTGATCGAAAAATTATTGGCTAATTATTTGTTGCAAAACAAAAATGAACCAGCCGAAAAGCCAGTTAAAAGACAAAAAATGAAATAA
- a CDS encoding DEAD/DEAH box helicase, whose protein sequence is MFQNTIEIEQEEKKEVKKELYDYQQGDIDAIFDRIDNGPQNHHLLYQLPTGGGKTVVFSEIVRRYLTKHNKKVVVLTHRIELCKQTSKMLKGFDVKNKIINSKVKELPDQNEYSCFVAMVETLKNRINDEKLHLDNVGLVIIDEAHYNSFRKLLSSFKNAFILGVTATPLSSNIKLPMHESYNELIVGDTISSLIKNGFLAKATTYSFDVGLTSLKVGINGDYTVKSSDDLYTNSVMQEKLLHAYTEKSLGKKTLIFNNGINTSLYVYETFREAGYPIRHLDNTCNNEERKDILQWFKKTPDAILSSVGILTTGFDEPTVETIILNRATKSLTLYYQMIGRGSRKLPNKDGFTVIDLGNNAARFGLWSEPVNWQHIFKSPEFYLENLRDDTEIELYFKYTMPPELRAKFSKTAEVTFDVDEEHKLIIAQNLRSKVVLDKSLEQHSSMCVDNTEDLRDAKGLMRELNDDIDCRIKRYSKCLSQCSKNYKEWLIDDYKLKLVLLIGKKYREKIMNEPDEE, encoded by the coding sequence ATGTTTCAAAATACCATAGAAATAGAACAAGAAGAAAAAAAAGAAGTCAAAAAAGAACTATACGATTATCAACAAGGGGACATCGATGCCATTTTTGATCGAATAGATAACGGACCACAAAATCATCATTTACTGTATCAATTACCTACAGGTGGAGGAAAAACGGTTGTGTTTTCTGAAATTGTGCGTCGCTATTTAACTAAACATAATAAAAAAGTTGTTGTTCTTACGCATAGAATTGAGCTTTGTAAGCAAACTTCAAAGATGCTTAAAGGCTTTGACGTAAAGAATAAAATCATCAACTCTAAGGTTAAAGAACTTCCAGACCAAAATGAATATTCTTGTTTCGTGGCCATGGTTGAAACATTGAAAAACCGTATCAACGATGAGAAATTGCATCTTGATAATGTAGGTTTAGTAATTATTGATGAGGCGCATTACAACTCATTCCGTAAATTACTAAGTTCGTTCAAGAACGCATTTATATTAGGGGTTACTGCAACGCCTTTGAGTTCAAATATAAAATTGCCTATGCATGAAAGCTACAATGAATTAATTGTAGGGGACACCATTAGCTCTTTAATTAAAAATGGCTTTTTAGCTAAAGCGACCACTTATAGTTTTGATGTTGGATTGACTTCATTAAAAGTGGGTATTAACGGAGATTATACCGTAAAATCTTCTGATGATTTGTATACAAATTCAGTAATGCAAGAGAAATTATTGCATGCTTACACTGAAAAATCATTGGGTAAAAAGACGCTTATTTTCAACAATGGTATTAACACCTCTTTGTATGTTTATGAAACATTTAGAGAAGCGGGTTATCCTATCAGGCACCTTGACAATACGTGTAATAACGAGGAGCGTAAAGACATTTTACAGTGGTTCAAGAAAACCCCTGATGCCATTTTATCTTCTGTAGGTATTCTTACCACAGGATTTGATGAGCCTACGGTGGAGACTATTATATTGAACAGAGCAACAAAATCACTGACATTATATTATCAGATGATTGGTCGTGGTTCAAGAAAATTACCTAATAAAGACGGATTTACAGTAATAGATTTAGGAAACAATGCAGCCCGTTTTGGTCTTTGGAGCGAACCGGTAAACTGGCAACATATTTTTAAATCGCCTGAATTTTATTTAGAGAATTTACGTGATGATACGGAGATTGAATTGTATTTTAAATACACTATGCCACCGGAATTGCGTGCTAAATTCAGCAAAACTGCCGAAGTAACTTTTGATGTCGATGAAGAGCACAAACTAATCATTGCGCAAAATTTACGTTCTAAAGTCGTTCTTGATAAATCCCTGGAACAACATTCATCAATGTGTGTTGACAATACCGAGGATTTAAGAGACGCTAAAGGCTTAATGCGGGAACTAAATGACGATATCGATTGTCGTATCAAGCGCTATTCTAAATGTTTGAGCCAGTGTAGCAAGAATTATAAAGAATGGCTTATTGATGACTATAAATTAAAATTAGTTTTATTGATAGGGAAGAAGTATCGTGAGAAAATCATGAACGAACCTGATGAAGAATAA